A single candidate division SR1 bacterium Aalborg_AAW-1 DNA region contains:
- a CDS encoding Adenosine monophosphate-protein transferase SoFic, giving the protein MFNPKIPNNDLPLLPGDFAYQNITLYTKVLEAQQELSKLNGLIHLLPNADVLITPLITAESVSSSAIENINTTTIEVLKSQALPIESQVGPEKEVLHYRQAIMHGYELIQQKELLLISDILAIQKIIEPDRHGIRTLPGTIIGNSKGETIYTPPEGKQIILDLLTNLEHFINTSDDNIYPLIKTGVIHFQFEAIHPFYDGNGRTGRVMMILYLIVTKLLDYPVLFLSGYINKHKQEYYDILRYTQETSDYTKIINYILEAILVQSRITSQKIIGIQQLITKLEDSIHAIIPKKSYQITWSLLKNPFITLQNFADDIGVSRHTARSYSEKLNNANIIQKTEVGKYTLISVPAFIQLLSE; this is encoded by the coding sequence ATGTTCAATCCTAAGATACCAAATAATGACTTGCCTCTCTTACCAGGGGATTTTGCATATCAAAATATTACACTCTATACCAAAGTACTAGAAGCACAACAAGAGTTATCGAAACTCAATGGATTGATTCACCTCTTACCCAATGCTGATGTACTTATTACTCCGCTTATCACAGCAGAATCAGTCTCCAGTAGTGCTATAGAAAACATCAATACTACCACAATAGAAGTACTCAAAAGTCAGGCTCTACCGATTGAGTCTCAAGTATGACCAGAAAAAGAAGTACTCCATTATCGTCAGGCTATCATGCATGGATACGAACTTATACAACAGAAAGAACTCCTCTTAATATCTGATATCTTAGCAATACAAAAAATCATCGAACCTGATAGACATGGTATACGTACCTTACCATGAACCATCATCGGTAACAGCAAATGAGAGACTATCTATACTCCACCAGAATGAAAACAAATTATACTTGATCTCCTTACTAACCTCGAACATTTCATCAATACAAGCGATGATAATATCTATCCTCTTATCAAGACAGGAGTCATTCATTTCCAGTTTGAGGCAATCCATCCATTTTATGATGGAAATGGTCGTACTGGTAGAGTAATGATGATTTTGTATCTTATTGTTACGAAATTATTAGATTATCCCGTATTGTTTCTCAGTGGATATATCAACAAACACAAGCAAGAGTATTATGATATCTTACGCTATACCCAAGAAACTTCAGACTATACCAAGATCATCAACTATATCTTAGAAGCCATACTTGTCCAATCTAGGATCACGTCTCAAAAAATCATTGGTATACAGCAATTGATTACAAAACTTGAAGATAGTATCCATGCTATCATCCCAAAAAAATCATATCAGATTACTTGGTCTCTACTCAAAAATCCCTTTATCACTCTCCAAAACTTCGCTGATGATATAGGAGTGAGTAGACATACTGCCAGATCTTATAGTGAAAAACTCAATAATGCAAATATCATCCAGAAGACTGAAGTAGGTAAATATACGCTTATATCGGTACCAGCTTTTATACAATTATTGAGTGAATAA
- a CDS encoding Reverse transcriptase (RNA-dependent DNA polymerase) yields the protein MMSQAEHHYNETKRGAKKLNKDVIAKWLLQFGYYPEQNVLPPQFKVKEFKVKNPYYTKGMLKNSNNLSNHINLSYPKTQFNDRLFSLQDPKYYHDIVHIISNNWNKITKLLFPNGQKIFSYSFPIPLYHTTNLRSGRMIYERIQMAEGDLVVDSHRYKYIVKADVTNFYHSIYTHTISWAITDRIIAYIKKNDYDDNIFGIGNKLDRLFQKSNDLRTVGIPIGSAVSDLIAEIILSRIDQKVSRYLKINKIDFIGTRFKDDYRFLCNSKEDATIIIKGLSKELSKFNLILNDKKTEILTSPTGLYRLHTKEYEPLSLKNETTISFKKFELVLLKTIEIHEKYPGTSLIEKFLSELYNKEYKIKIDYNSFSTHKQHTKIYKSISLIFSLYNYSKKSLGSCIGLILLIYDQYKIICPDLRFFIESIIKNGLIISVKQKLVFDSSWFIFTYNRLGITIPYDIKKEILTNNYLDSSLIESLIKNKQLFFENSGLKGFIKKKDIKDMNLAKELNIFDKNEDIL from the coding sequence ATGATGAGCCAAGCAGAACATCATTATAATGAAACCAAAAGATGAGCAAAAAAATTAAATAAAGATGTTATAGCAAAGTGGCTTCTACAATTTTGATATTATCCAGAACAAAATGTACTTCCACCTCAATTTAAGGTGAAGGAGTTTAAAGTTAAAAATCCATATTATACAAAGGGAATGCTAAAAAACAGTAATAATCTTAGTAATCATATCAACCTTTCTTATCCAAAAACACAATTTAATGATAGACTTTTTTCATTACAAGATCCAAAATATTATCATGATATTGTTCATATAATAAGCAACAATTGGAATAAAATTACTAAGTTATTATTCCCAAACTGACAGAAAATATTTAGCTATAGTTTTCCGATCCCCCTTTATCATACAACAAATTTGCGTTCATGAAGAATGATATATGAACGGATACAAATGGCTGAATGAGATTTAGTAGTAGATTCACATAGATATAAATATATAGTAAAAGCAGATGTTACTAATTTTTATCATTCTATTTATACTCATACTATTTCATGGGCCATTACGGATAGAATAATAGCTTATATTAAAAAGAATGATTATGATGATAATATATTTTGAATAGGAAATAAATTAGATAGATTATTTCAAAAATCAAATGATTTGCGTACTGTTGGTATTCCTATTTGATCTGCTGTTAGTGATTTAATAGCTGAAATTATTTTATCAAGAATAGATCAAAAAGTATCAAGATATTTAAAAATTAATAAAATAGATTTTATTGGGACTAGATTCAAAGATGATTATAGATTTTTATGTAATAGCAAAGAAGATGCAACAATTATTATTAAAGGTCTAAGTAAAGAATTATCTAAATTTAATTTAATTTTAAATGATAAAAAAACTGAAATTCTAACTTCTCCAACAGGATTATATAGATTGCATACAAAAGAATATGAGCCATTATCATTAAAAAATGAGACTACTATATCATTTAAGAAATTTGAATTGGTTTTATTGAAAACTATTGAAATACATGAAAAATATCCGTGAACTTCTTTAATAGAAAAATTTTTATCAGAATTATATAATAAAGAATATAAAATAAAAATTGATTATAATAGTTTTTCAACTCACAAACAACACACCAAAATATATAAATCTATTAGTCTTATTTTCTCATTATATAACTATTCTAAAAAATCCCTTTGATCTTGTATATGATTAATATTATTAATTTATGATCAGTATAAGATAATCTGTCCTGACTTAAGGTTCTTTATAGAATCTATTATAAAAAATTGATTAATTATATCTGTAAAACAAAAATTAGTTTTTGATAGTAGCTGGTTTATATTTACTTATAATAGATTGTGAATTACTATTCCTTACGATATAAAAAAAGAAATTTTAACAAATAATTATTTAGATTCTTCTCTTATAGAATCACTTATAAAAAACAAACAACTATTTTTTGAAAATTCATGACTAAAATGATTTATTAAGAAAAAAGATATTAAAGATATGAATCTTGCAAAAGAACTTAATATTTTTGATAAAAATGAAGATATCTTATAA
- a CDS encoding Type I restriction modification DNA specificity domain protein: MILKTLKQLNHPMSPTTHSSHIPRLRFSGFFGEWEETRRGKEFTNFPTNSISRDGLNYEEGEIKNIHYGDIHTKFNILFDITKEKVPYINLDIKFNQSNICDKGDIIVADASEDYSDIGKAIEITNIDNQKIVAGLHTLHFRSKDKIFASGFLGYLLKTSSFRRKIQFIAQGAKVLGISVKEFNKIGFIIPEKQEQTKIASFLSAVDEKIQSLTDLRTAWADYKTGIMQQIFSQEIRFPGFTDEWEEKKLGEVCDLKNGYAFESSNYVEGGDYKIITISNVQNGQLNLSSFNTINSLPVDIKNYQILKKGDLLISMTGNVGRVCIVNQNNLLLNQRVGKLEIKKINQIFFYQLIRQNKFVFKMTQLAQGGAQPNIGKFDILGYKLQIPSLPEQEKIANFLSSIDDKIVELDAQIQIAKQWKIGLLQGLFI; encoded by the coding sequence ATGATCTTAAAGACTTTAAAACAATTAAATCATCCTATGTCCCCAACCACTCACTCATCTCACATCCCACGTCTCCGTTTTTCTGGTTTTTTTGGTGAGTGGGAAGAAACAAGACGATGAAAAGAATTTACTAATTTCCCAACTAATAGTATCTCTAGAGATTGATTAAATTATGAAGAATGAGAAATCAAAAATATTCATTATTGAGATATTCATACAAAATTTAATATATTATTTGATATTACTAAAGAAAAAGTTCCTTATATAAATTTAGATATAAAGTTCAATCAATCTAATATTTGTGATAAATGAGATATAATAGTTGCAGATGCTTCCGAAGATTATAGTGATATTGGTAAAGCAATAGAGATCACTAATATAGATAATCAAAAAATAGTAGCTTGATTACATACATTACATTTTAGATCAAAAGACAAAATTTTTGCTTCTTGATTTTTAGGATATTTATTAAAAACTTCTTCATTTAGAAGAAAAATACAATTTATTGCACAAGGTGCGAAAGTTTTATGAATTTCAGTAAAAGAATTTAATAAAATTTGATTTATTATTCCAGAAAAGCAAGAACAAACCAAAATCGCCTCATTTCTCTCAGCAGTTGATGAGAAAATACAGTCACTCACTGATCTGCGTACAGCATGGGCAGACTATAAGACTGGTATCATGCAACAGATTTTCTCTCAGGAGATTCGTTTCCCTGGGTTTACGGATGAGTGGGAAGAGAAGAAGTTGGGAGAAGTTTGTGATTTAAAAAATTGATATGCTTTTGAAAGTTCTAATTATGTTGAATGAGGAGATTATAAAATTATTACTATTTCTAACGTACAAAATGGACAACTAAATTTATCATCATTTAATACTATAAACAGTTTGCCAGTAGATATAAAAAATTATCAAATCTTAAAAAAATGAGATTTACTTATTTCTATGACATGAAATGTTGGTCGTGTATGTATTGTAAATCAAAATAATTTATTACTTAATCAAAGAGTTTGAAAGTTAGAAATCAAAAAAATAAATCAAATTTTTTTCTATCAACTTATAAGGCAAAATAAATTTGTATTTAAAATGACACAACTTGCACAGTGATGAGCACAACCGAATATTTGAAAATTTGATATATTATGATATAAATTACAAATTCCATCACTCCCAGAACAAGAAAAAATCGCCAACTTCCTCTCAAGTATCGATGATAAGATCGTTGAACTTGATGCTCAGATACAGATAGCAAAGCAGTGGAAAATAGGGTTGTTACAAGGGTTGTTTATTTAA
- the recD2 gene encoding ATP-dependent RecD-like DNA helicase: MNQSLALSLLKSGRNVFLTGQAGAGKTYVINQYIQWLRSCDIPVAITASTGIAATHIGGVTIHSRAGIGIKDRLTDHDMELIQQKEHLHKNITKAKVLIIDEISMISANTLDMVDRVVQMIRRDGRPFGGLQVILVGDFFQLPPVMSSQDANNTKRFAFAAKAWKELNLAICYLHTQHRQDEGDFSIVLNELRKGQASQESIALLRTRMDAKITHTNPVKLYTHNIDVDRINDEKLEELTGDEKSYIATGAGDKKLLDTIKKSMLAPEVLYLKVGAQVLFVKNNPVKGYYNGTTGEVVGFVAGSGYPLVKIANGDVITAEPEKRSVENANEIIVSVTQIPLKLARAITVHKSQGMTLDAAEMDLSKVFEPGQGYVALSRLKSLESLKFLGLNESGLNAHPLVARGDDYFWNQSELLIEQYGTRTDDIWDELHARFVELIGGTYTKDVTEKSKVMLSDYTYKGKTSKKGLKAVKDTYATTLSYITRQMPIADIAKIRELTPGTIRSHIFKLHEQDPTLDIAYLKPESSLLNLVQSAYTKAKQQSKQDISSKDIFTLLNGTVSYEDIKKCLLFIE, encoded by the coding sequence ATGAATCAATCCCTCGCTCTTTCTCTCCTCAAATCTGGACGCAATGTCTTCCTCACGGGACAAGCAGGAGCAGGGAAAACCTATGTCATCAATCAGTATATCCAGTGGTTACGATCCTGTGATATCCCTGTAGCGATTACCGCTTCGACAGGAATAGCAGCCACGCACATCGGAGGAGTGACCATCCATTCCCGAGCTGGTATAGGAATCAAAGATAGACTGACCGACCATGATATGGAACTGATCCAACAGAAAGAACATCTTCACAAAAATATCACCAAAGCCAAAGTCCTCATCATCGACGAAATCTCGATGATCAGTGCAAACACTCTCGATATGGTCGATAGAGTAGTGCAGATGATCAGGAGAGATGGCCGTCCCTTTGGTGGACTGCAGGTGATCCTCGTAGGAGATTTTTTTCAACTTCCACCCGTGATGTCATCACAAGACGCAAACAACACCAAGAGATTCGCCTTCGCTGCGAAAGCTTGGAAAGAACTCAATCTCGCAATCTGCTATCTGCATACGCAGCATAGACAAGATGAGGGAGATTTTAGTATCGTGTTGAATGAACTCAGGAAATGACAAGCCAGCCAAGAGAGTATAGCTCTGCTCAGGACGAGGATGGATGCCAAGATCACTCATACGAATCCTGTTAAACTCTATACCCACAATATCGATGTCGATAGGATCAATGATGAAAAACTGGAGGAACTGACAGGAGATGAAAAATCCTACATTGCCACGTGAGCGTGAGACAAGAAACTTCTCGATACGATCAAAAAATCCATGCTAGCTCCCGAAGTGCTGTATCTCAAAGTCTGAGCACAAGTGCTGTTTGTAAAAAACAATCCTGTAAAATGATACTATAACGGTACCACAGGAGAAGTGGTTGGATTTGTGGCTTGATCTGGATACCCACTTGTGAAGATAGCGAACGGCGACGTCATCACCGCAGAACCAGAAAAACGATCGGTAGAAAACGCCAACGAGATTATCGTCAGTGTCACCCAAATCCCACTCAAACTTGCCCGAGCTATTACTGTTCATAAATCTCAAGGAATGACACTCGATGCTGCAGAGATGGATCTGTCGAAAGTCTTTGAACCAGGACAAGGATATGTAGCGCTCTCGAGATTAAAATCACTAGAGAGCCTCAAGTTTCTGGGACTGAACGAATCAGGATTGAATGCACATCCACTCGTAGCCAGAGGAGACGACTATTTTTGGAATCAATCAGAACTTCTCATCGAGCAATACGGTACTCGAACAGATGATATCTGGGACGAACTCCATGCTCGTTTTGTCGAACTTATCGGTGGGACCTATACCAAAGATGTTACTGAAAAATCCAAAGTCATGCTCTCAGACTATACCTATAAAGGCAAGACAAGTAAAAAATGACTCAAAGCCGTGAAAGACACCTATGCCACGACCTTATCCTATATCACTAGACAGATGCCCATCGCCGATATTGCAAAAATCCGTGAACTGACCCCTGGAACGATCCGATCCCATATTTTCAAACTTCACGAACAGGATCCGACACTTGATATCGCGTATCTCAAACCAGAATCATCTCTCCTGAATCTCGTCCAATCTGCCTATACCAAAGCAAAGCAACAGTCCAAACAAGACATCTCCTCCAAAGATATCTTCACTCTCCTCAACGGTACCGTCAGTTATGAGGATATTAAAAAATGCTTACTTTTTATAGAATAA
- the hsdM gene encoding Type I restriction enzyme EcoKI M protein yields the protein MSEDQKQLLQKKLRDIANELRGKMNADEFRDYILGFIFFKYLSEKIYLYANKLLEQDNMKYDQIDEKSQEGKEVLEAIKEDALDKLGYFLKPSELFHVIAKRGNAATDDTNNEDTQFILGDLKNILNSIEHSTMGTDSEDDFDHLFSELDLTSQKLGKTEKEKNNLIARVLAHLDKIDFQLENAKIDILGDAYEYLIGQFASGAGKKAGEFYTPQEVSRILAQIVTTGKKRLKSVYDPTCGSGSLLLRVGRYVDEVGKYYGQEMNNTTYNLCRMNMILHGVHYTNFDIKQEDTLEHPQHRDTQFEAIVANPPFSAHRSHQLKNIDERFSQYGTLAPEKRADYAFITHMIYHLAEHGTMAVVMPHGVLFTGNANGRIREYLIKEKNYLDAVIGLPANIFYGTSIPTCILVFKKCRTHPDDVLFIDASQGFEKVKNQNMLREDHIEKIITTYRERTTQDKYSYVAPLSEIADNEYNLNIPRYVDTFEEEAQIDLDAVANSISEITQKMKETDTVIAQFCKELGIKSPF from the coding sequence ATGTCAGAAGATCAAAAACAATTACTTCAAAAAAAACTCCGAGATATAGCCAATGAACTGCGTGGTAAAATGAATGCAGACGAGTTTCGTGACTATATTTTGGGATTTATTTTCTTCAAATATCTATCAGAAAAAATATATTTGTATGCCAATAAGTTGCTTGAGCAAGACAACATGAAATATGATCAGATTGATGAGAAATCACAAGAAGGAAAAGAAGTTCTTGAAGCTATCAAAGAAGATGCACTCGATAAACTCGGGTATTTTCTCAAGCCATCAGAATTATTTCATGTGATAGCAAAGAGAGGAAACGCAGCGACTGATGATACTAACAATGAAGATACTCAATTTATCCTCGGAGATCTGAAAAACATTCTCAATAGTATAGAACATAGCACTATGGGAACTGATAGTGAAGATGATTTTGATCATCTCTTTTCTGAACTTGATCTCACGAGTCAAAAACTTGGTAAAACAGAAAAAGAAAAAAACAATCTCATCGCAAGAGTCCTTGCTCATCTTGATAAGATAGATTTCCAACTTGAAAATGCAAAAATTGACATCCTCGGTGATGCGTATGAATATCTCATCGGGCAATTTGCTTCTGGCGCTGGGAAGAAAGCAGGAGAATTTTATACACCACAAGAAGTATCGAGAATCCTCGCACAGATCGTCACAACAGGAAAGAAAAGACTCAAATCTGTCTATGATCCTACCTGTGGGTCAGGATCGCTTCTTTTGCGTGTAGGAAGATATGTCGATGAAGTAGGCAAATATTATGGACAAGAGATGAACAACACGACCTACAATCTCTGTCGTATGAACATGATCTTGCATGGAGTGCATTATACCAACTTTGATATCAAACAAGAAGATACACTCGAACATCCACAACATAGAGATACCCAATTTGAAGCGATCGTAGCTAATCCACCATTTTCAGCTCATCGATCACACCAACTGAAAAACATAGATGAAAGATTTTCACAATATTGAACATTGGCTCCAGAAAAAAGAGCAGACTATGCATTTATCACGCATATGATATATCATCTCGCAGAACATGGGACGATGGCAGTAGTCATGCCTCATGGAGTACTATTTACAGGGAATGCTAATTGACGTATCCGTGAATATCTCATCAAAGAAAAAAACTATCTCGATGCCGTGATAGGACTACCTGCCAACATCTTCTATGGGACAAGTATCCCGACGTGTATCCTCGTGTTCAAAAAATGTCGTACTCATCCTGATGATGTCCTCTTTATCGACGCCAGTCAGTGATTTGAGAAAGTTAAGAATCAAAATATGCTCAGAGAAGATCATATCGAGAAGATTATCACTACCTACAGAGAGAGAACGACACAAGACAAATACAGTTATGTTGCGCCACTCAGTGAGATAGCAGATAATGAATACAACCTCAATATCCCTCGTTATGTCGATACCTTTGAAGAAGAAGCACAGATTGATCTGGACGCAGTAGCAAATTCTATCTCAGAGATAACACAAAAGATGAAAGAAACTGACACGGTGATCGCACAGTTTTGTAAAGAGTTAGGTATTAAAAGTCCGTTTTAA
- the hsdR gene encoding Type-1 restriction enzyme R protein, with product MPHQSELTLEDNLMTQLQSLEYDLIQIADESDLIANLKTQLEIHNHITLSDKEFSLILNHLSKGNVFDKSKILRDKFALTRDDGSVKYISFLNQVHRCQNEYQVTRQISMEGSYKNRYDVTILINGLPLVQIELKRRGLELKEAFNQTNRYQRHSYDSSAGLFQYIQLFVISNGVNTKYYANNRNQSFKQTFYRADRENKKITQLDAFTKEFLEPCHLSKMITKYIVLNETYKILMVLRPYQYYATEAIVQRVKHSDQNGYIRHTTGSGKTLTSFKTAQILVDLPEVYKVVFVVDRKDLDYQTTKEFNSFAKGSIDGTEDTRQLVKQLSDDTKLIVTTIQKLNTAITKQHYLDKVEKIQHERIVFIFDECHRSQFGDVHKRVRSFFTNAQMFGFTGTPIFADNHNKGQTTADLFVECLHKYVITDAINDENVLRFSIEYVGKYTEKSGSRNDVDISVEDIDTKELMESPERLTKIADYIIANHSRKTHHKEFTAMMCVSSVDVLTKYYDIFQTKKNAGEHNLRIATIFSYGTNEDDKGANGLIAEDVLEVAGPVNQHSRDMLESYIADYNQMYGTNYTTKDSISFYNYYNDIAKRVKAREVDLLLVVNMFLTGFDSPSLNTLYVDKNLKYHGLIQAFSRTNRLLNEKKSQGNIVCFRNLKKATDEAITLFSNKEAIEKVIMEPYEVYHDKFQKAIQSLLEITPTIDSVDNLYGEEEKLAFVQAFREVIRLHNILEGFADYRFEGFAISSQEYEDFKSKYLDIYDSTKSGGKEKVSILEDVDFELELIQRDEITVTYILSLLAKLKGTTNITKKEALHQQIMQIIGGNRSLRSKRELIEEFINNYLATITETEDVEESFYTFLDEKKKLALNELIQEEKLIPSEVHKIIDHYIFSEKKPLRDDIVGALETKPTILQRTPIITRVTEKLMKFIEIFINDL from the coding sequence ATGCCTCACCAATCCGAACTCACGCTTGAAGACAATCTCATGACTCAGCTCCAGTCTCTGGAGTATGATCTCATCCAGATCGCAGACGAATCTGATCTCATCGCCAACCTCAAGACCCAACTCGAGATCCATAATCACATCACCTTGTCAGACAAGGAATTTTCTCTCATCCTGAATCATCTGTCCAAAGGAAATGTTTTTGATAAATCTAAGATCCTCAGAGATAAGTTCGCTCTCACCAGAGATGACGGATCAGTAAAGTATATCAGCTTTTTAAATCAAGTCCACCGATGCCAAAACGAGTATCAAGTCACTCGTCAGATCTCTATGGAATGAAGTTATAAAAATCGTTATGATGTGACCATCCTCATCAATGGACTCCCACTCGTACAGATAGAACTCAAGAGGAGAGGATTGGAACTCAAAGAAGCATTTAATCAGACTAATCGTTATCAACGCCATAGTTATGACAGTAGTGCAGGATTATTTCAATACATCCAACTCTTCGTCATCTCCAATGGTGTAAATACAAAATACTATGCTAACAATCGTAATCAATCATTTAAACAAACGTTCTACCGAGCAGATAGAGAAAACAAGAAGATCACCCAACTCGATGCCTTTACCAAAGAGTTTCTCGAACCTTGTCATCTTTCGAAGATGATCACCAAATATATCGTCCTCAATGAGACGTATAAGATACTCATGGTATTGCGTCCGTATCAGTACTATGCGACTGAAGCTATCGTCCAGAGAGTGAAGCACAGTGACCAAAACGGATATATCCGACACACGACATGATCAGGTAAGACATTGACGTCATTTAAGACGGCTCAGATTTTGGTAGACCTTCCAGAAGTCTACAAGGTGGTTTTTGTCGTAGATAGAAAAGATTTGGATTATCAGACAACCAAAGAATTTAATAGCTTCGCCAAAGGAAGCATAGACGGAACTGAAGACACCAGACAACTCGTCAAACAACTCTCAGATGATACCAAACTCATCGTCACGACGATACAAAAACTCAATACAGCAATCACCAAACAACACTACTTAGATAAGGTAGAGAAGATACAGCATGAGAGGATTGTGTTTATCTTTGATGAATGTCATCGTAGCCAATTTGGAGATGTACACAAGCGTGTAAGATCATTTTTCACGAATGCACAGATGTTTGGGTTTACTGGTACACCGATCTTTGCCGACAATCACAACAAAGGACAGACCACAGCAGATCTCTTTGTAGAATGTTTACACAAATATGTCATTACTGACGCTATCAACGATGAGAATGTACTCAGATTTTCGATAGAATATGTAGGTAAATATACAGAGAAATCATGATCTCGCAATGATGTCGATATATCCGTAGAAGATATTGATACCAAAGAACTCATGGAATCTCCTGAACGTCTGACGAAGATTGCTGATTATATCATCGCCAATCATAGTCGTAAGACTCATCACAAAGAATTTACTGCGATGATGTGTGTGAGCAGCGTCGATGTCTTAACCAAGTATTATGATATTTTTCAAACCAAAAAGAACGCTGGAGAACACAATCTCCGTATTGCAACGATCTTCTCGTATGGAACAAATGAAGATGATAAGTGAGCAAATGGTCTCATCGCTGAAGATGTCTTAGAAGTAGCATGACCAGTCAACCAGCATAGTAGAGATATGTTAGAAAGTTATATCGCTGATTATAATCAGATGTATGGTACGAATTATACGACCAAAGATAGTATATCATTTTATAACTACTACAACGATATCGCCAAGAGAGTAAAAGCGAGAGAAGTTGATCTCCTTTTGGTGGTAAATATGTTTTTGACAGGATTTGATAGTCCATCTCTGAACACTCTGTATGTCGATAAAAATCTCAAATATCATGGACTGATCCAAGCATTCTCTCGTACGAATCGTCTCCTCAATGAAAAGAAATCGCAAGGAAATATTGTCTGTTTCCGTAATCTCAAAAAAGCAACTGATGAAGCGATTACTCTTTTTTCAAACAAAGAAGCGATAGAAAAAGTTATCATGGAACCCTACGAAGTCTATCATGATAAATTTCAAAAAGCTATCCAATCACTACTTGAGATCACACCAACGATTGATAGTGTAGATAATTTATATGGAGAGGAAGAGAAACTTGCATTTGTACAAGCATTTCGTGAGGTGATTCGTTTACATAATATTTTAGAATGATTTGCAGATTATCGTTTTGAATGATTTGCTATATCCTCACAAGAGTACGAAGATTTTAAAAGTAAATATCTCGATATCTATGATAGCACCAAATCATGAGGCAAAGAGAAAGTATCTATCCTAGAAGATGTAGATTTTGAATTAGAACTTATCCAACGTGATGAGATCACCGTGACCTATATTCTTTCACTCCTTGCCAAACTCAAAGGAACGACTAACATCACCAAAAAAGAAGCTCTCCATCAACAGATTATGCAAATTATATGATGAAATAGATCACTACGTTCCAAGAGAGAGCTGATAGAGGAGTTTATCAATAATTATCTTGCGACGATTACAGAGACGGAAGATGTTGAAGAATCGTTTTATACATTCTTAGATGAAAAGAAAAAACTTGCTCTTAATGAACTCATCCAAGAAGAGAAACTCATACCAAGTGAAGTACATAAGATCATCGATCATTATATCTTTAGTGAAAAGAAACCCCTCCGTGATGATATCGTAGGAGCATTAGAAACCAAACCGACTATCTTACAACGTACTCCTATTATTACCAGAGTGACAGAAAAACTCATGAAGTTTATAGAGATATTTATTAATGATTTGTAA